Proteins encoded in a region of the Panthera tigris isolate Pti1 chromosome B2, P.tigris_Pti1_mat1.1, whole genome shotgun sequence genome:
- the FAM120B gene encoding constitutive coactivator of peroxisome proliferator-activated receptor gamma isoform X7 has product MGVRGLQGFVGSTCPHICTVVNFKELAEHHRSKHPGCTPTIVVDAMCCLRYWYTPESWICGGQWREYFSALRDFVKSFTAVGIRLIFFFDGTVEQDKRDEWVKRRLKNNREISRIFHYIKSHKEQPGRNMFFIPSGLAIFTRFALKSLGQETLCSLQEADYEVASYGLQNNCLGILGEDTDYLIYDTCPYFSISELCLDSLDTVMLCREKLCESLDISLADLPLLACLLGNDIIPEGMFESFRYKCLSSYTSVKENFDKKGNIILAVADHISKVLRLHQGEKKLEEMLPLGPNKALFYKGVASYLLPGQKSPWFFQKPKGLITLDKEVGSMSSDPESKQEVPMCTDPESKQGVPMCTDPESKQGVPLCTDPDSKQGIPMCTDPESKQGVPMCTDPESKQGVPMWTNPESKQGVPVCTDPESKQGVPVSTDPDSKQAVPMCIDPGSKEGFLLCTHPESKQGVPVCTHPEFKQGDPVCTHPESMQGDPVCTHPESKQGVPMYAYSEYRQGVPMRTYSESKQGVPMCTHTEFKQKSPLGADSEFKLETPICTNPGIKQEDLVNMEPEIKQQVTMVSDPEILKRLLFRFQGETSHI; this is encoded by the exons ATGGGTGTGAGAGGTTTGCAGGGATTCGTGGGCAGTACCTGCCCACATATATGTACAGTAGTGAATTTCAAAGAACTGGCAGAACACCACCGAAGCAAGCATCCTGGATGTACTCCTACCATTGTGGTTGATGCCATGTGTTGTCTCAGATACTGGTACACTCCTGAATCTTGGATCTGCGGTGGCCAGTGGCGGGAATACTTCTCTGCTTTGCGGGATTTTGTTAAGAGTTTTACAGCTGTTGGCATCAGGTTGATATTCTTCTTTGATGGCACGGTGGAGCAGGATAAGAGAGATGAGTGGGTGAAACGAAGACTAAAGAACAATAGGGAGATCTCCAGGATTTTCCATTATATCAAGTCACATAAGGAGCAGCCTGGCAGAAACATGTTCTTCATCCCCTCAGGGCTGGCCATATTTACACGATTTGCTTTGAAGAGCCTGGGTCAGGAAACTCTTTGTTCGTTGCAAGAGGCCGACTATGAGGTGGCATCTTATGGCCTCCAGAATAACTGTCTTGGTATTCTTGGAGAAGACACCGACTACTTAATCTATGATACCTGTCCCTACTTTTCAATTAGTGAGCTCTGTCTGGACAGTCTCGATACTGTCATGCTCTGTAGAGAGAAGCTCTGTGAGAGTCTAGATATCAGCCTGGCAGACCTTCCTCTTCTGGCCTGCCTGCTTGGCAACGATATTATTCCAGAAGGCATGTTTGAAAGCTTTCGGTACAAGTGCTTGTCTTCCTATACCTCTGTAAAGGAGAACTTTGACAAAAAAGGGAACATCATCTTAGCTGTAGCAGACCATATATCTAAAGTTCTTCGCTTGCATCAAGGTGAAAAAAAGCTAGAAGAGATGTTACCTTTGGGACCAAACAAAGCTCTTTTTTATAAGGGTGTGGCATCATATCTTTTGCCAGGACAGAAATCTCCATGGTTTTTCCAAAAACCTAAGGGTTTAATAACTTTGGACAAGGAGGTGGGATCCATGAGTTCAGACCCTGAATCCAAGCAAGAAGTTCCCATGTGTACAGACCCCGAATCCAAGCAAGGAGTTCCCATGTGTACTGACCCCGAATCCAAGCAAGGAGTTCCCCTGTGTACAGACCCTGATTCCAAGCAAGGAATTCCCATGTGTACCGACCCTGAATCCAAACAAGGAGTTCCCATGTGTACAGATCCTGAATCCAAGCAAGGAGTTCCCATGTGGACAAATCCTGAATCCAAGCAAGGAGTTCCTGTGTGTACAGATCCTGAGTCCAAACAAGGAGTTCCTGTGTCTACAGACCCTGATTCCAAGCAAGCTGTTCCCATGTGTATAGATCCTGGCTCCAAGGAAGGATTCCTCCTGTGTACACATCCTGAATCCAAGCAAGGAGTTCCCGTGTGTACACATCCTGAATTCAAGCAAGGAGATCCTGTGTGTACACACCCTGAATCCATGCAAGGAGATCCTGTGTGTACACACCCTGAATCCAAGCAAGGAGTTCCCATGTATGCATACTCTGAATACAGGCAAGGAGTTCCCATGCGTACATACTCTGAATCCAAGCAAGGAGTTCCCATGTGTACACACACTGAATTCAAGCAAAAATCACCTCTGGGTGCAGACTCTGAATTTAAGCTAGAAACACCTATATGTACAAACCCTGGAATTAAACAAGAAGACCTTGTGAATATGGAGCCTGAAATCAAACAACAAGTAACCATGGTTTCAGACCCTGAAATCTTAAAG AGGTTACTGTTTCGTTTTCAAGGAGAAACCAGTCATATCTGA
- the FAM120B gene encoding constitutive coactivator of peroxisome proliferator-activated receptor gamma isoform X6: MGVRGLQGFVGSTCPHICTVVNFKELAEHHRSKHPGCTPTIVVDAMCCLRYWYTPESWICGGQWREYFSALRDFVKSFTAVGIRLIFFFDGTVEQDKRDEWVKRRLKNNREISRIFHYIKSHKEQPGRNMFFIPSGLAIFTRFALKSLGQETLCSLQEADYEVASYGLQNNCLGILGEDTDYLIYDTCPYFSISELCLDSLDTVMLCREKLCESLDISLADLPLLACLLGNDIIPEGMFESFRYKCLSSYTSVKENFDKKGNIILAVADHISKVLRLHQGEKKLEEMLPLGPNKALFYKGVASYLLPGQKSPWFFQKPKGLITLDKEVGSMSSDPESKQEVPMCTDPESKQGVPMCTDPESKQGVPLCTDPDSKQGIPMCTDPESKQGVPMCTDPESKQGVPMWTNPESKQGVPVCTDPESKQGVPVSTDPDSKQAVPMCIDPGSKEGFLLCTHPESKQGVPVCTHPEFKQGDPVCTHPESMQGDPVCTHPESKQGVPMYAYSEYRQGVPMRTYSESKQGVPMCTHTEFKQKSPLGADSEFKLETPICTNPGIKQEDLVNMEPEIKQQVTMVSDPEILKLLEAVPHIAGLTCHAALGRHACLPPHMRTCCERAK, translated from the exons ATGGGTGTGAGAGGTTTGCAGGGATTCGTGGGCAGTACCTGCCCACATATATGTACAGTAGTGAATTTCAAAGAACTGGCAGAACACCACCGAAGCAAGCATCCTGGATGTACTCCTACCATTGTGGTTGATGCCATGTGTTGTCTCAGATACTGGTACACTCCTGAATCTTGGATCTGCGGTGGCCAGTGGCGGGAATACTTCTCTGCTTTGCGGGATTTTGTTAAGAGTTTTACAGCTGTTGGCATCAGGTTGATATTCTTCTTTGATGGCACGGTGGAGCAGGATAAGAGAGATGAGTGGGTGAAACGAAGACTAAAGAACAATAGGGAGATCTCCAGGATTTTCCATTATATCAAGTCACATAAGGAGCAGCCTGGCAGAAACATGTTCTTCATCCCCTCAGGGCTGGCCATATTTACACGATTTGCTTTGAAGAGCCTGGGTCAGGAAACTCTTTGTTCGTTGCAAGAGGCCGACTATGAGGTGGCATCTTATGGCCTCCAGAATAACTGTCTTGGTATTCTTGGAGAAGACACCGACTACTTAATCTATGATACCTGTCCCTACTTTTCAATTAGTGAGCTCTGTCTGGACAGTCTCGATACTGTCATGCTCTGTAGAGAGAAGCTCTGTGAGAGTCTAGATATCAGCCTGGCAGACCTTCCTCTTCTGGCCTGCCTGCTTGGCAACGATATTATTCCAGAAGGCATGTTTGAAAGCTTTCGGTACAAGTGCTTGTCTTCCTATACCTCTGTAAAGGAGAACTTTGACAAAAAAGGGAACATCATCTTAGCTGTAGCAGACCATATATCTAAAGTTCTTCGCTTGCATCAAGGTGAAAAAAAGCTAGAAGAGATGTTACCTTTGGGACCAAACAAAGCTCTTTTTTATAAGGGTGTGGCATCATATCTTTTGCCAGGACAGAAATCTCCATGGTTTTTCCAAAAACCTAAGGGTTTAATAACTTTGGACAAGGAGGTGGGATCCATGAGTTCAGACCCTGAATCCAAGCAAGAAGTTCCCATGTGTACAGACCCCGAATCCAAGCAAGGAGTTCCCATGTGTACTGACCCCGAATCCAAGCAAGGAGTTCCCCTGTGTACAGACCCTGATTCCAAGCAAGGAATTCCCATGTGTACCGACCCTGAATCCAAACAAGGAGTTCCCATGTGTACAGATCCTGAATCCAAGCAAGGAGTTCCCATGTGGACAAATCCTGAATCCAAGCAAGGAGTTCCTGTGTGTACAGATCCTGAGTCCAAACAAGGAGTTCCTGTGTCTACAGACCCTGATTCCAAGCAAGCTGTTCCCATGTGTATAGATCCTGGCTCCAAGGAAGGATTCCTCCTGTGTACACATCCTGAATCCAAGCAAGGAGTTCCCGTGTGTACACATCCTGAATTCAAGCAAGGAGATCCTGTGTGTACACACCCTGAATCCATGCAAGGAGATCCTGTGTGTACACACCCTGAATCCAAGCAAGGAGTTCCCATGTATGCATACTCTGAATACAGGCAAGGAGTTCCCATGCGTACATACTCTGAATCCAAGCAAGGAGTTCCCATGTGTACACACACTGAATTCAAGCAAAAATCACCTCTGGGTGCAGACTCTGAATTTAAGCTAGAAACACCTATATGTACAAACCCTGGAATTAAACAAGAAGACCTTGTGAATATGGAGCCTGAAATCAAACAACAAGTAACCATGGTTTCAGACCCTGAAATCTTAAAG TTACTGGAGGCTGTTCCTCACATCGCTGGCCTTACTTGTCACGCGGCTCTCGGGAGACACGCTTGCCTCCCTCCTCACATGAGAACGTGTTGTGAAAGGGCTAAATGA